From one uncultured Paludibacter sp. genomic stretch:
- a CDS encoding conserved exported hypothetical protein (Evidence 4 : Unknown function but conserved in other organisms) — MMNSKIRKLKKSNLATGLMFVVLLMVGSNCFAKGKKINYADKANAIVLENDNIKIYVSQRPAIKDRLFISPAIEDKISEVSKLLKNARLRWMFENCFPNTIDTTVRYYKLENGNDDTLVYTGDIFAMWLRDSGAQVWPYVKYANKDEHLKKMLRGVILRQFKSIIIDPYANAFLDPHDPNPDHQWMSDKTDMKPELHERKWEIDSLCYPLRLAYEYWKVTGDASIFEEKWISAIQNILKTFKEQQKKNGPGPYTFQRKTERQLDTMSNNGMGNPVNPVGLIASAFRPSDDATTFQFLIPSNFFAVTSLRKASEILSKVNKNTELAQECANLASEVEQALKKYAVYKHPKYGKIYAYEVDGFGNQLIMDDANVPSLLAMPYLGDVDINDPIYQNTRKFVWSKDNPYFFSGKAGEGIGGPHIGYDMVWPMSIMMKAFTSQDDEEIKYCVKMLMTTDAGKGFMHESFHKDDANNFTRAWFAWQNTLFGELIIKLIDDGKLELLNSLK; from the coding sequence ATGATGAATTCAAAAATAAGGAAATTAAAGAAGAGTAACTTAGCAACCGGTTTGATGTTTGTGGTATTATTAATGGTGGGCTCTAATTGCTTTGCTAAAGGTAAAAAGATTAATTATGCCGATAAAGCAAATGCTATTGTTTTGGAAAATGATAACATAAAAATATATGTTTCTCAACGTCCTGCAATTAAAGATCGTCTTTTTATATCTCCGGCCATTGAAGATAAAATAAGCGAGGTCTCTAAATTGCTTAAAAATGCCCGTCTGCGTTGGATGTTCGAAAATTGTTTTCCTAATACAATTGATACTACAGTTCGTTATTATAAACTTGAAAATGGTAATGATGATACTCTGGTTTATACGGGTGATATTTTTGCGATGTGGCTACGCGATTCCGGAGCCCAAGTTTGGCCTTACGTGAAATACGCCAATAAAGATGAGCATCTTAAAAAAATGCTTCGCGGAGTAATTTTAAGGCAATTCAAATCAATAATTATCGACCCTTATGCCAATGCTTTTTTAGATCCTCACGATCCAAATCCAGACCATCAATGGATGAGTGACAAAACAGATATGAAGCCTGAGCTTCATGAACGCAAATGGGAGATTGATTCACTCTGTTACCCTTTACGCCTGGCTTATGAATATTGGAAAGTTACAGGCGATGCAAGTATTTTTGAAGAAAAATGGATATCGGCTATTCAAAATATACTAAAAACATTCAAAGAACAACAGAAAAAAAACGGTCCCGGACCTTATACATTTCAACGTAAGACAGAGCGTCAATTGGATACTATGTCGAATAACGGAATGGGAAATCCGGTAAATCCGGTTGGATTAATCGCTTCGGCTTTTCGTCCTTCCGATGATGCAACTACCTTTCAGTTTCTTATTCCGTCCAATTTTTTTGCAGTAACTTCTCTTCGAAAAGCTTCGGAAATTTTATCGAAAGTGAATAAAAATACTGAATTGGCGCAAGAATGTGCAAACTTAGCCAGCGAAGTGGAACAGGCTTTGAAAAAGTATGCTGTTTACAAGCATCCAAAATATGGAAAAATTTACGCTTACGAGGTAGATGGGTTTGGAAATCAATTGATAATGGACGATGCGAATGTACCCAGTCTTTTAGCTATGCCGTATCTTGGAGATGTGGATATTAATGACCCAATTTATCAAAACACACGCAAATTCGTTTGGAGTAAAGATAATCCTTATTTTTTTAGCGGAAAAGCCGGAGAAGGAATTGGCGGTCCACACATCGGTTACGATATGGTATGGCCCATGAGTATAATGATGAAAGCATTTACGAGTCAAGATGATGAAGAAATTAAATATTGCGTTAAAATGTTGATGACTACTGATGCAGGAAAAGGTTTTATGCACGAGTCGTTCCACAAAGATGATGCGAATAACTTCACCAGAGCTTGGTTTGCTTGGCAAAATACATTGTTTGGGGAATTGATTATTAAATTAATTGATGACGGAAAACTGGAATTATTAAACAGCTTGAAATAG
- a CDS encoding conserved hypothetical protein (Evidence 4 : Unknown function but conserved in other organisms) encodes MSKVQKISQISPTLGFTEFDVYQNYRSSFAQSELGKLHEVFPFTDFCRSIGLKDKSCGRQSYFTAEGKVALMLLKSYTGFSDSQLIEHLNGNIHYQMFCGVYIHPLRPLNNFKIVSDIRVEIASLLDIDSAQQVLASHWKPYLKNLHVCMTDATCYESYIRYPTNVKLLWESVRWLHTRLSDFCAILHQRLPRNKFNDVSKAYLSYSKKRKNNVKKSRKRMLVRRLLHLLEKLLSQIKSLLKNHAKGLSLSTDFRKRLSVIEEVLEQQKRMFEGENISDRIVSVDKPYIRPIVRGKEVKTVEFGAKVNNIQIDGICFIEHLSFKAFNEGIRLKQCVRLHQHLMKTRVKAIGADGIYANNANRRFCTKYNIHTSFVRKGKPAKDEKDRTMLRKELSRERATRMEGSFGTQKQHYDLLKVHARTKQTEILWIFFGIHTANAVKMIEKVQAARHKKIA; translated from the coding sequence ATGTCAAAAGTACAAAAAATTTCTCAGATTTCTCCTACATTAGGATTTACAGAGTTTGATGTTTATCAAAATTACCGTTCAAGTTTTGCACAAAGCGAGTTAGGCAAACTTCACGAAGTTTTCCCTTTTACCGATTTTTGCCGCAGCATCGGTCTTAAAGATAAATCCTGTGGTCGTCAGAGTTATTTTACAGCGGAAGGGAAAGTTGCGCTGATGTTGTTAAAGTCCTACACCGGTTTTTCCGATTCCCAATTGATAGAACATTTAAACGGCAACATCCATTACCAAATGTTTTGCGGTGTATATATCCATCCTTTACGCCCGCTAAACAATTTTAAGATTGTCAGTGACATTCGAGTAGAGATAGCTTCGTTATTAGATATTGATTCTGCACAACAGGTATTGGCATCGCATTGGAAACCTTATTTGAAGAACCTGCACGTGTGTATGACAGATGCTACTTGTTATGAGAGTTATATACGTTATCCTACCAATGTAAAACTGTTATGGGAATCCGTCCGTTGGCTTCATACCCGTTTGTCTGATTTTTGTGCAATACTTCATCAGCGTCTTCCACGCAATAAGTTTAATGATGTTTCAAAGGCTTATCTCTCTTACAGTAAAAAACGCAAGAACAACGTGAAGAAATCAAGAAAGCGGATGCTTGTACGCAGATTATTGCATTTATTGGAGAAATTATTATCCCAAATAAAATCATTATTAAAAAATCACGCTAAGGGTTTATCTCTTTCAACCGATTTTCGCAAACGTTTATCTGTCATAGAAGAAGTATTGGAACAACAAAAAAGGATGTTTGAGGGCGAAAACATATCGGATAGAATTGTCAGTGTTGATAAACCTTATATTCGCCCCATTGTCAGAGGCAAAGAAGTCAAAACCGTAGAGTTTGGGGCAAAAGTAAACAATATCCAAATAGACGGGATTTGTTTTATCGAACATCTCTCTTTCAAAGCCTTCAATGAAGGAATACGCCTCAAACAATGCGTCCGGTTACATCAACACTTGATGAAAACACGAGTGAAAGCCATAGGAGCAGACGGTATTTATGCCAATAACGCGAACAGACGTTTCTGTACAAAATACAACATTCATACCTCATTTGTACGCAAGGGAAAACCCGCTAAGGATGAAAAAGACAGGACGATGCTCAGAAAAGAATTAAGTCGTGAAAGAGCCACACGGATGGAAGGAAGTTTTGGAACTCAAAAACAACACTACGATTTACTCAAAGTACACGCCCGAACGAAACAAACCGAGATACTTTGGATATTTTTTGGAATACATACTGCCAATGCCGTAAAAATGATTGAGAAAGTACAAGCGGCGAGGCACAAGAAAATAGCCTGA
- a CDS encoding Glycoside hydrolase, family 31: MKYKILIAVILSVITNILTAQKNNPSPNPAAVVISDNARFTVLTPNVIRMEWAENAIFEDNATLTFINRNLPVPAYKTKIKKGWLEIKTAELTLYYKVNSKKFDATTLKIEFSQNGRKKEWNPEIIDQKNLKGTIRTLDGTVGKYQSNNKNDTIQLETGILSREGWTMIDDSRRPLFDNSEWPWVMARPESKSQDLYFFVYGDDYKKMLYNFSLLAGKIALPPKFTFGVWWSRYWEYSDVELKNLVQEFQSHNIPLDVLVIDMDWHKVNNPAWFDAQGRRLKDQSGEDFGWTGFSWNRSLFPDPKGFLKWTNDNHIYTSMNLHPASGIQPHEDQYEDFAKAMGVDPSTKKYIPFDITNKKFAQNYMDILLHPYEKDGVDFWWLDWQQWGSTKIEGVNPTFYLNYVHTSDMERRGIRPLIFHRWGGIGNHRYQIGFSGDTKICWESLNYQPYFTSTASNVLFGFWSHDIGGHHFPDKYDPELYTRWVQWGAFSPVFRTHCTKDPSIERKIWNYPDENFQAMSKAIKLRYSLFPYIYTNARCAYDSAVSILRPMYYDYPKIENSYQFKSQYMFGADMLVAPVTHPVEKDSIKGKAFYTMQKVWLPAGEWYEWNSGTLINGNQVIDRPYMLDEIPIYVRSGAVICMQPDMNRIGEKNIDPLIVNIFPGKSGKTRLYDDAGNDLGFKKNDFTFTDIRFEKKDSTLTAEILPIEGNYPGMPEYRHYELRLPLTFIPISVKVNGEEVAFSDQEGWSYKSSQLMTVVKTKQFSVNDKVNIEIQFPNYDIHQLSGVIGLSNKIFYASRQVISSRDWKHQLFNFDDVIFAGQTLNRISLKADNQNLLTEIDLIKRNYQPIVNAFEKHTEINGSKFSNLYDLLKAAEIYQSANLTVKKEKK; encoded by the coding sequence ATGAAATATAAAATATTAATAGCTGTTATCCTATCGGTAATAACAAATATACTTACAGCTCAGAAAAATAATCCTTCACCGAATCCGGCAGCTGTTGTTATCAGCGATAACGCCCGTTTTACTGTGCTAACTCCCAATGTAATACGTATGGAGTGGGCGGAGAATGCTATTTTTGAAGATAACGCTACGCTTACATTCATTAATCGTAATTTGCCTGTTCCCGCTTATAAAACTAAAATTAAGAAAGGTTGGCTGGAAATAAAGACGGCAGAACTAACATTGTATTACAAGGTTAACTCAAAAAAGTTTGATGCTACAACTTTGAAGATAGAATTTTCTCAGAATGGACGTAAAAAAGAGTGGAATCCGGAAATAATAGACCAAAAGAATCTAAAAGGTACCATTAGAACGTTGGACGGTACCGTTGGGAAATATCAATCTAACAATAAAAATGACACCATACAATTGGAAACAGGCATACTCTCCCGAGAAGGTTGGACGATGATAGACGATTCGCGCAGACCTCTGTTTGATAATTCCGAATGGCCCTGGGTGATGGCTCGACCTGAAAGTAAATCGCAGGATCTTTATTTTTTTGTATATGGCGACGATTATAAAAAGATGCTTTATAATTTTAGTTTGCTCGCAGGAAAAATAGCTTTACCTCCTAAATTTACGTTTGGTGTTTGGTGGTCGAGATACTGGGAATACTCTGATGTTGAATTGAAGAATTTGGTTCAAGAATTTCAGTCGCACAATATTCCGTTGGATGTTTTGGTCATAGATATGGATTGGCACAAAGTGAACAATCCGGCGTGGTTTGACGCGCAAGGAAGAAGATTGAAAGATCAAAGCGGAGAAGATTTTGGTTGGACTGGTTTTAGCTGGAACAGAAGTTTATTTCCCGATCCGAAAGGATTTTTAAAATGGACAAACGATAATCATATTTATACCAGTATGAATCTTCATCCGGCTTCGGGTATTCAACCTCACGAAGACCAGTATGAAGATTTTGCCAAAGCCATGGGTGTGGATCCTTCCACGAAAAAATATATCCCTTTTGATATCACGAATAAGAAGTTTGCACAAAACTATATGGATATTTTGTTACATCCTTACGAAAAAGACGGAGTGGATTTTTGGTGGTTAGACTGGCAGCAATGGGGTTCTACTAAAATTGAAGGAGTGAATCCGACATTTTATCTCAACTACGTGCACACAAGTGATATGGAACGCCGCGGAATTCGTCCGTTGATTTTTCATCGTTGGGGTGGAATTGGAAACCATCGTTACCAAATAGGTTTTTCCGGTGATACAAAAATATGCTGGGAATCGTTGAATTATCAACCCTATTTTACTTCTACCGCCTCTAATGTTTTATTCGGTTTTTGGAGCCATGATATTGGAGGACATCATTTCCCGGATAAATACGATCCGGAACTTTATACACGTTGGGTTCAATGGGGAGCTTTTAGTCCTGTGTTTCGTACGCACTGCACTAAAGATCCTTCCATCGAACGTAAAATATGGAATTATCCCGATGAAAATTTTCAAGCTATGTCCAAAGCCATCAAGCTTCGTTATTCATTATTTCCATATATTTATACTAATGCACGTTGCGCGTACGATTCTGCTGTTTCTATTTTGAGACCGATGTATTATGATTATCCTAAGATTGAAAACTCATATCAATTTAAAAGCCAGTATATGTTTGGCGCCGATATGCTTGTTGCGCCTGTAACGCATCCAGTGGAAAAAGATTCTATAAAAGGAAAGGCTTTTTATACAATGCAAAAAGTGTGGCTTCCTGCAGGAGAATGGTACGAATGGAACAGTGGAACGTTAATTAACGGTAATCAGGTAATTGATAGACCTTATATGTTAGACGAAATTCCAATATATGTGCGAAGCGGAGCTGTAATTTGTATGCAACCCGATATGAACAGGATAGGAGAGAAGAACATCGATCCGTTAATTGTAAATATATTCCCCGGAAAATCAGGTAAAACCAGATTGTATGATGATGCCGGAAATGATTTGGGTTTCAAAAAAAATGACTTTACTTTTACTGATATTCGTTTTGAAAAGAAAGACAGTACATTAACGGCAGAAATACTTCCAATCGAAGGAAATTATCCCGGAATGCCCGAATACAGACATTATGAATTAAGATTGCCTCTCACTTTTATACCGATTTCTGTAAAGGTAAATGGTGAAGAAGTTGCTTTTTCAGACCAAGAAGGTTGGAGTTATAAGAGCTCTCAGTTAATGACTGTGGTAAAAACCAAACAATTCAGTGTAAATGATAAGGTAAACATAGAAATTCAATTTCCAAATTACGATATTCATCAACTTTCAGGTGTGATTGGATTATCAAATAAAATTTTCTATGCTTCCCGTCAAGTAATTTCCAGTAGGGATTGGAAACATCAATTGTTTAATTTTGACGATGTGATTTTTGCAGGACAAACTTTAAACAGAATTTCATTAAAGGCGGACAATCAAAATCTTTTGACTGAAATAGATTTGATAAAACGAAATTATCAGCCCATTGTCAATGCTTTTGAGAAGCATACGGAAATAAATGGTTCAAAATTCTCAAATCTGTATGATTTATTAAAAGCGGCAGAAATTTATCAATCTGCAAATCTTACTGTGAAAAAAGAAAAGAAATAA